One window of the Cryomorphaceae bacterium 1068 genome contains the following:
- a CDS encoding peptidase MA family metallohydrolase, which translates to MTKATTSILLLALVFSITGCADKTPENESTAQETQEAGWEVEKRLTKTVDNLSFSFPSEGYAYDKRDIFVKECMDALKENCARIELSEYTDPIKITFLNSREEMEEEVGMAASGWTNTWTREIHIVATDQFSPPIPHELLHMIAMTTWGYPHEDLIWINEGLATTTEDFCNGFTVGEIYRYLLEEDLLLSIDSLTGDFHGQPSIISYHQSAHLVEYLITNHGLQKFEELWKTGFTAFEEIYAISFAQLAEEVKEQTIATYPTPVSIDWEVFQEGCF; encoded by the coding sequence ATGACTAAAGCCACCACCTCCATTCTACTCCTGGCACTTGTTTTTTCTATAACCGGTTGTGCCGATAAAACTCCCGAAAACGAAAGTACAGCGCAAGAAACCCAAGAAGCCGGATGGGAAGTGGAAAAGCGATTAACAAAAACGGTCGATAACCTTTCTTTTTCATTTCCTTCGGAGGGATATGCCTATGACAAGCGCGACATTTTTGTAAAAGAATGTATGGATGCCCTGAAAGAAAACTGCGCGCGAATAGAATTGTCCGAGTACACCGACCCGATTAAGATCACCTTTTTGAATAGCCGAGAAGAGATGGAAGAAGAAGTGGGCATGGCGGCATCGGGATGGACCAATACCTGGACCCGAGAGATTCATATCGTTGCTACTGACCAATTTTCGCCTCCCATTCCGCATGAATTGCTGCACATGATTGCTATGACCACATGGGGCTACCCGCATGAAGACTTGATTTGGATAAATGAAGGACTGGCCACAACTACGGAGGACTTCTGCAACGGATTTACCGTCGGGGAGATCTACCGTTACCTTTTGGAGGAAGACCTATTGCTATCCATTGATTCCTTGACGGGCGATTTTCACGGGCAACCTTCTATCATCAGCTACCATCAATCGGCACATCTAGTGGAGTACCTGATCACGAATCATGGACTGCAGAAATTCGAAGAATTGTGGAAGACAGGTTTTACAGCTTTTGAAGAAATCTATGCGATTTCGTTTGCCCAACTGGCAGAAGAGGTAAAAGAACAGACGATAGCAACGTACCCGACACCCGTAAGCATTGATTGGGAGGTTTTTCAAGAAGGATGTTTTTAA
- a CDS encoding FG-GAP-like repeat-containing protein: MRYYKLITIITLLLTATFTNAQVTTQSGPDGFVKIEEGSGGFNATLDPGDRFSRDHDQAGDINGDGIIDLVVGARSDDDGATDAGAVYILFMNNDGTVQSNQKISATQGGFTDTLLANNFFGYGVAGIGDYDGDNIPDIAVSAPSSSNSAFYIIHLNSNGTVKDYVKNSTVTAFGLSAIGDLNNDGRIDLVACDPSSDVGGNNVGAISILFFDNNSQVIPNQTVLINPQSGGFGSGLLAGDEFGGREAAMLGDLDGDGTKELAVGAFKSDGGKGAIWILSLSSTNYNVVSKLKITEGLNGFTDTLTTGANPNGSDGANFGHALSKVGDLNGDGVPDLMTGANQQNEGWGYILYLNQDKTVKTFTRINNTDGGFGLVLNSEERFSRSISFIGDLRGDGTIAVNYGGGAGAGSSGILYLLFFKPCDFIQQAGYNHWSGGTTLFSNWDHNSQMLTSDSLTFEQCTFKAFETDAAYMTYNFNDGRCICKDSTAILTVSTELSTAFSNQCYSGLLSTDLIELNAENEMIIYPNPTNAELTIKTYQTSFSEQDRLQVFSIVGKQLYSSSINSQQTTVDLSKFPQGTYILMTSIDGIQKTFKILKE, from the coding sequence ATGAGGTACTATAAACTAATAACCATTATCACATTACTTCTTACGGCAACTTTTACGAATGCACAAGTTACTACTCAATCGGGACCAGATGGATTCGTTAAAATAGAAGAAGGCTCTGGCGGATTCAATGCAACTTTAGATCCTGGAGATAGATTTAGTCGTGACCATGATCAAGCTGGAGATATTAATGGTGATGGGATAATAGATCTAGTTGTTGGAGCACGTTCTGATGACGATGGAGCAACTGACGCAGGAGCAGTTTACATTCTCTTTATGAATAATGATGGTACTGTTCAAAGTAATCAAAAGATTTCTGCAACACAGGGTGGTTTTACAGACACTCTTCTTGCTAATAATTTCTTCGGTTATGGAGTAGCAGGCATAGGAGATTATGACGGAGATAATATTCCAGACATTGCAGTCTCAGCACCTTCTTCTTCAAATAGTGCTTTTTATATTATACATTTAAATAGTAATGGAACGGTAAAAGACTATGTTAAAAACTCTACTGTTACTGCTTTTGGTTTATCTGCTATTGGAGATTTGAACAATGATGGTCGTATTGACCTTGTTGCTTGTGACCCTTCTTCAGATGTTGGCGGAAATAATGTTGGTGCAATAAGTATATTGTTTTTTGACAATAATTCTCAAGTAATTCCTAATCAAACGGTCTTAATAAATCCTCAAAGTGGCGGATTTGGAAGCGGTCTTTTAGCTGGAGATGAATTTGGAGGAAGAGAAGCGGCAATGTTAGGAGATTTAGATGGTGATGGCACAAAAGAACTAGCAGTAGGCGCTTTCAAGTCTGATGGAGGAAAGGGAGCGATATGGATACTATCTTTAAGCAGTACAAATTATAATGTAGTATCTAAACTTAAAATTACGGAAGGATTAAATGGCTTCACAGACACTTTAACAACTGGCGCGAACCCGAATGGTTCAGATGGTGCAAATTTTGGTCATGCATTGTCTAAAGTAGGAGATTTAAATGGTGATGGTGTTCCAGATTTAATGACTGGAGCAAACCAACAAAACGAAGGTTGGGGATACATTTTGTATTTAAATCAAGATAAAACTGTAAAAACATTCACTCGAATTAATAATACTGATGGTGGCTTTGGTTTAGTTTTAAATTCTGAAGAAAGATTTTCTCGGTCTATCTCTTTTATTGGTGACCTTAGAGGCGATGGAACTATTGCCGTAAACTATGGTGGTGGAGCTGGTGCTGGAAGTTCTGGTATTTTGTATTTGTTATTTTTCAAACCTTGTGATTTTATTCAACAAGCAGGTTACAATCATTGGAGTGGAGGTACAACTTTGTTTTCAAATTGGGATCATAATTCCCAAATGCTAACCAGTGATTCATTGACATTTGAACAATGTACCTTTAAAGCATTTGAAACAGATGCAGCTTATATGACTTATAATTTCAATGATGGCAGATGCATCTGTAAAGATTCCACAGCAATTTTAACAGTCAGTACCGAGTTAAGTACCGCATTTTCCAATCAATGTTATAGCGGTTTATTGTCAACTGATTTGATAGAATTGAATGCTGAAAATGAGATGATCATTTATCCAAACCCTACAAATGCTGAATTAACAATAAAGACATATCAGACTTCTTTTTCAGAACAAGATAGACTTCAAGTATTTTCTATTGTTGGCAAACAACTTTATTCTTCAAGTATAAATTCTCAGCAAACTACGGTTGATTTATCCAAATTTCCACAAGGGACTTACATATTAATGACAAGTATAGATGGTATACAAAAAACATTTAAAATTTTGAAAGAATAA
- the ssb gene encoding single-stranded DNA-binding protein has translation MYTLVNKVQLIGRLGNDPEIKETKNGKKLARLSLATDESYRDAKGEKVENTQWHRLVAWERNADLAEKFLKKGQQIAIEGRLITGSYEDKEGNRHHTVDINVNDFMMLGSKNRD, from the coding sequence ATGTACACACTCGTAAACAAAGTTCAACTCATCGGACGCCTCGGAAACGACCCCGAAATCAAAGAAACCAAAAACGGTAAAAAATTGGCTCGCCTCTCACTCGCCACAGACGAGAGCTACCGCGACGCCAAAGGAGAGAAAGTAGAAAATACCCAATGGCATCGACTCGTAGCCTGGGAGCGCAACGCCGACCTTGCAGAAAAATTCCTCAAAAAAGGACAGCAAATAGCCATTGAAGGCAGACTTATCACCGGATCATACGAAGACAAAGAGGGTAACCGTCACCACACTGTAGACATCAACGTGAACGATTTTATGATGCTAGGCAGCAAAAACCGTGACTAA
- the ssb gene encoding single-stranded DNA-binding protein, whose amino-acid sequence MKNMVNRVQLIGRLGMDPEMRKFDNGTTMARMSLATDAGHKDAKGNYVKDTHWHTLVAWGKVAELTEKFLSKGNEVAITGKLVNRSYEDKDGKKRYTTEVQLVEFIKTEKKSA is encoded by the coding sequence ATGAAAAACATGGTAAACAGAGTTCAACTCATCGGTCGCCTCGGAATGGATCCCGAAATGCGCAAATTCGATAACGGAACAACAATGGCTCGCATGAGCCTCGCCACTGACGCAGGTCACAAAGACGCTAAAGGCAATTACGTCAAAGATACCCACTGGCACACCCTCGTAGCCTGGGGGAAAGTAGCCGAGCTCACTGAGAAATTCCTGAGCAAAGGAAACGAAGTGGCCATCACAGGTAAACTGGTCAATCGCTCCTACGAAGACAAAGACGGCAAGAAACGGTATACCACGGAAGTTCAACTCGTGGAGTTTATCAAGACCGAAAAGAAATCGGCTTAA
- a CDS encoding IS110 family transposase — protein MIKDRQYIGIDISKDTFDVSFRDGNHHQFNNCLKGFKNLLNQLPEFAHVVMEPTGPYHLKLALFLVEQAVPVSVVNALTIKRFAQMRLKITKTDKADAQMIRQYANRDHPDEWLPPEAFIIEARALEQLSALLVKQSTALKNQQHSIKTSKESKAALQVIKRHLNQIKRDLKKLDEQLEELVKEQLGDLLSIVTSIPGIGKKTAIALIIATNGFENFQSAKQLSSFFGLAPTIRHSGSSIRGKSRISKSGNKEVRNLLFLCSFTAYKHNKSCKQLYDRLVAKGKSPKLALIAVANKLLKQVLAIAKTGIPYDPDFKSINPVMNI, from the coding sequence ATGATTAAAGATAGACAATACATTGGCATCGATATCTCCAAAGATACCTTTGATGTTTCTTTTCGTGATGGCAATCATCATCAGTTCAATAATTGCCTTAAGGGCTTTAAGAACCTTCTCAATCAGCTCCCTGAGTTTGCGCATGTAGTGATGGAGCCTACGGGTCCCTATCACCTTAAACTCGCATTGTTTTTAGTCGAGCAAGCGGTACCCGTTTCGGTGGTGAACGCTCTCACAATAAAACGTTTCGCTCAGATGCGATTGAAGATTACCAAAACCGATAAGGCGGATGCGCAGATGATCCGTCAATACGCTAACCGGGATCACCCTGATGAATGGTTGCCACCAGAAGCTTTTATTATTGAAGCCAGGGCGCTAGAGCAACTGTCAGCACTACTGGTAAAGCAATCAACAGCTCTCAAAAATCAACAACATAGCATAAAAACAAGCAAAGAGAGTAAGGCTGCGCTCCAAGTAATTAAGCGACATCTGAATCAGATTAAACGTGATTTGAAGAAGCTTGACGAACAACTCGAAGAATTGGTGAAAGAACAATTGGGAGATCTCCTTTCCATTGTCACCTCAATCCCGGGTATTGGGAAAAAGACCGCTATTGCTCTTATTATTGCTACCAACGGTTTTGAAAACTTTCAATCGGCCAAGCAACTCAGTAGCTTCTTTGGTCTTGCACCAACGATCAGACATTCTGGCTCCTCCATAAGAGGAAAAAGCAGGATCTCTAAGTCTGGAAACAAAGAGGTGCGAAACCTACTTTTCTTATGTTCATTTACAGCTTACAAACACAATAAATCCTGCAAACAACTCTATGACCGATTGGTAGCTAAAGGGAAAAGCCCAAAACTAGCATTGATCGCCGTCGCTAACAAGCTTCTCAAGCAAGTGCTGGCAATCGCAAAAACCGGTATCCCATATGATCCAGACTTTAAATCAATCAATCCTGTAATGAATATTTAG
- a CDS encoding sulfite exporter TauE/SafE family protein, which yields MKRILIPIFLGVILTMTFYTIGIFFIGAALLLLPLGIVLFLIGLTGLVTLPLGLYRLLRKQTINKWLTRFIGLAIGFYVGLIFQRPIDDWDKKQRNISGKILTSEIEKFKEENGDYPTSLSQLNLKDLNESLPQTYQTSRFTYFAKNGEYDVDIPIPILDRWHWNKESEEFEYDDF from the coding sequence ATGAAACGAATATTAATTCCAATTTTTCTCGGAGTCATACTAACAATGACATTTTACACAATTGGAATATTTTTCATTGGTGCCGCCTTACTTCTATTGCCGCTTGGCATTGTTCTATTCCTCATTGGATTGACAGGGCTTGTTACTCTGCCATTAGGACTTTATCGACTTTTAAGAAAACAAACAATAAATAAATGGCTAACTCGATTTATTGGACTTGCAATTGGATTTTACGTCGGACTGATATTTCAAAGACCCATTGACGACTGGGACAAAAAACAAAGAAATATCAGCGGCAAAATACTGACATCCGAGATTGAAAAGTTTAAAGAAGAGAATGGAGATTATCCGACCTCACTAAGCCAACTGAATCTGAAAGACCTAAATGAATCGTTACCCCAGACTTACCAAACAAGTAGGTTTACATATTTCGCTAAAAATGGCGAGTACGACGTGGATATTCCAATTCCGATTCTTGACCGATGGCATTGGAACAAGGAAAGTGAAGAGTTTGAATATGATGACTTTTAA